The Buteo buteo chromosome 15, bButBut1.hap1.1, whole genome shotgun sequence genome includes the window GGTGAGTGCCGGGCGCCGCCGGGAGACGCGGGtgtcccgttcccccccccccccgccgggccccCAACTGCCGCCGGGGCCACGggccgggcgggcagcggggctgggggaagccGGGCCGGCGGCTCAGCGCCCCGCTCCTTCCCCCGGCACCGCCTTCGCCCCGCTGAGGAAACTGAGCGGCCTTCCGCGGGTGGGCGGCCGTGAACCTGCGGGAGGGAGTTACGGAGctcggggctgggaggggggttGCGGTGCCGCCGGTCTTGGCTCCCCGCCGCcggtttttttttcctcaacccGCCCCGCAGCGCGGCCTGCTCCGCGGGGAGCCGGCCGAGCGGGGCCTGCCCGCGCTGCTGCTGTGGAGGGGCAGGCCTGGCGGGGTCggcaccccccaaaaaaaaaaaaccaaacccccaaatcgGACGCGTTGCCCGTGAGCTCTTCCACAGCCCGTCAGCAGATGGGCTGGAGCGCGTCCGAGCACGGTGCCGGCAGCGCGGGTGCCTTCCCCGTGTGTGCAGCCTTCCCCTAGAGTTATTAGGGTTTTCGGGTAAGCATACTGGTTTGGATCTCGCAGTCAAAGGACTGATGAGGTCACCTCGCGATCGGGTGCCAAAGTCCTTTCCAAAGTGCGACCAAAACGCCCGCTACCCGGTCGAGCCGAGACACGGGTGGATGTTGGGGAAAGCCTGCGGGCAGAGTTGGCAGCAGCTCTTCAGGGGTCAGACCTGCAACCTCCAGAAATTAAAGCTCCCCGATAAAACGATCTGGCTCCAGCACGAACCATTTGGTCGCTGAACAGGGCTCAAAAATCACCTGTTGGCCACCTCAATCGCATTTAGGTATCATCTGTATGGAGCGTATGTTGTTTCTTAGAGCATTCGCTCAAGTGATTGGCACTGTTGCACTCGCTAAATACAAATACGAGCATGTACTTGTGTGTAATGTGACAGTTCTATAAGTTAGGATGACAGGTAGCTGATCTGTTTCACCTTTGGCTCAGCTGATCCTCTTGAAGTGGACATTTTTGGCACATCTCTTCCATAGTAGTATTTGGTGGACTTTTCTGAcattgctggattttttttttttgcttgttttcaatTTTTGCCTATTTACAATCGAAGAAGCTTAGCAAGCCAAATTGGTGGCTAATAGTTACCACAGGCAACACTATTTTAGATGGAGctctttaaaaagctgctggttttctgcttttattgccCACCTCCGTAGGCTGAAGCTTAACAGCTTCTGAAAGagaatttttcagaagtggGTAAAAGAAGGCATGGAGTCCTGCCACGCTGATGCCAGTGAAGTTTTGTCATTGATTACAGGGTTTCATAGCTTTGCCCCTGAATAATCTGAAATGTGGCATCTGCAGAGATGAAGCTGCAGTTGacctttctcccccccccccccccccccttatttttttccacctagGAGCTGTGAACAGAGAGTTCTTTTTGTCCGAATGTTTTAGTTGTGCAAGGAGTTTTGAGAAGGGGTTGCCATTTTTTTAGATCCTATACAGTTCACAGTACATCAGAGAGAAGTGAAATAATAGTAATTCTGATCTAAGCAGCAGCTATCTGTAGCCATTTCTTAGGATTTAGAAACGCTTTTGAAGAAAATCTGTGTCAGCATtagtgttgatttttttaaagaaagttcaGAGGCTTCGGGGTTGGTTCAGAAACCATTGAACTCTGTTGACTGGTAAAGCAAATGATACTTGGTGTCTTATAATGCagacttctaaaatatttctttattaaagcTATTCTGTTCTTGCAGGCATCTCCTTCCATATTTGCAATAGAAATGGCAGAAACGACTTCTGATGCTTCTGAGAAACTGGTCGTCATCCACTCCAAAGCTCACAAAGATACCATTCTAGCTAATTTtgaagaacaaaggaaaaaggattttctttgtgACATTACACTAATAGTGGAGAATGTGCAATTCAGAGCCCATAAAGCTTTGCTTGCTGCCAGCAGTGAATACTTCTCAATGATGTTTGTAGATGAGGGCGAAATAGGGCAGTCAATTTACATGTTGGAGGGAATGGTTGCAGACACCTTTGGAGCACTGCTAGAATTTATCTACACTGGTTGCCTCCGTGCCAGCgaaaaaagcacagaacaaaTTCTGGCTACTGCACAGCTGCTGAAAGTGACTGACTTGGTATGGGCCTGTACAGACTATCAGGCCAGCCGTAGCCCAAGTAACACGTTACCAGCTCCGGCTAACAGTGGAGCCTCTGCAGCCGTTACTGCAAGCGACAAGAAGAATGAAGATCCACCGAAGCGAAAACGAGGGCGACCGAGGAAGGTCAAGAatgttcaagaagaaaaattgggAGCAAATTCTGCTGAAGATGTGCAGCTGAGAGAGAACAACTCCatgcaaaataagcaaaattttattaaaaaagacactgcagcagaagaaacagttgCCAGCGAACATGCTCCAGCGAggaaagatgcagaagaaaatgaacctgcttgtgGCTCAGAAGCTGCTGTCGATCTGTCAGCTGAGAAAGATGAGAATTATGATCCCAAATCTGAAGGAGTACAGAGCACTCAGAGCCGTTATAGCAAACGTAGAATAAGGAGATCAATCAAACTAAAAGATTATAAACTTCTCGGTGATGAGGATGAAAAAGGACTGGCAAAGAGaactgatggaaaaagaaaacgtGCAGGTCCTGAAGCTCGCTGTAAAGACTGTGgcaaagtatttaaatataatcACTTCTTAGCTATTCATCAGCGAAGCCATACAGGTAGGCATTAAGAGACTGCTGCTTCTAGGTTAGGGTTTAGCGACTTGTTGCTAAATGCGAGGTAGTTGAAACGTGGGCTGTTGTCTACAGCAAGAATTGTCCAAAATAGCACGCTGATCCAAATTACAGTGtgtcttctgtgtttgctgTTTTATTCTTGTCAACAGATCTTGTTACCTTTATGTCTTACGTTGATTGCAGTTTagttaataatttctttgtttaaatgttGAATTATATGGCAATacttaaagaattattttattgctgtgtGAAGCTTGTCTCTTAATTCTCTTTATCGCTACTCAAAAGTCATTTTTTAGTAGCTACTACATTGCAGTGCATCTCACTATCAGCTTAGAATATCTAGTGAGAAATAATGCATCTATActtaaaaatgtcatcttttgcTTTTAGGGGAGCGCCCTTTTAAGTGTAGTGAGTGTGGCAAAGGCTTTTCCCAGAAGCATTCTCTTCAAGTCCATGAGCGGATGCACACTGGAGAACGGCCATACACCTGCACTGTCTGCAGTAAGGCTCTGACAACAAAACATTCTCTTCTGGAGCATATGAGCCTACATACAGGTAAATATTTCAAGGCAAACCTAGCCTCTCTTCCTCCAGGAATTTGCCGTTCTGGAAAAAGGCTCTCTCTTGtgtgtgctggttttatttatttatttcctaaCGCTTGCTTTGTATGTGGCTTACATTTTAATAAGTGATTTTCTTTACAGGGCAGAAGGCTTTTACATGCGACCAGTGTGGGAAATACTTCAGCCAAAAGAGGCAGCTCAAGAGCCACTATCGAGTACACACAGGTATAACAAGTTTGGGTTGAAGAGCTGGCTTACAGTCTGTGCTGATTTGTCCTCCTGAAGATTGGCTAAAGCCAAAAATTCTTCTTCAGTGATGTATTTAGTCTCTACTACCCTGATGTGTGGTATCTTGATATAACGATGAACAGggtgaaaaagacaaaatgttgTATAATAAATGGAATGTTTAGAAAAATAGTTAATTGAGAAGGACTCTTACAATGATTAAAAATTAGTTACGCCCAGAAGCTAGGAATTGTATAAACAACTGCGTCCGCTGCCTGTTGTGCAAAATGCCTTGTTTCCCACTACTTTGAACAAGTAAAGGCAAACAAGCTATAAGAAGTGTCCTCACTTCTGGAGCAGGATGGAGATTAAGCTACACACACAGGAAGTGGTAGCAAAAATCAGAAGTTACAAAGCTTCAGGAGAAGGCGTGTTTGAGGGGGAAGCAGGTGTCAGTCCCCTCTTTTGCCATGATAATATCAAATAGAGAAATAGGAGCGTGACAGTTAAGATAGGGAGGAGGCAGTGAATCACGTTTTGTTTTAACTCTATATTATATCAAAGTGGTTATTTTACAGGAAAGTGCTTTAACAAAGATCACTGAAGAAATACAGGGGATCACTTATGCACTGacactttttttgttattgcGACAAGGCCATTCACTGCCGGAATGTAACCAGTGTCGTCGCAAATTCATGGATGCAGCTCAGTTAAAGAAACATCTAAGAACACATACAGGTAATATTGTCCATCatgttttgttggttgttttctttttttcttgaagtaagACAGACAAAATGATGTTAGGCAAATGACACTTGTCTCTGTGGGATGAACTTCTGCTCTACTTGCACATAATGATGCCTGTATTGCTAATGAAGAGATTTGACATGAAGAATGCAGGAGCACAAAAAAGCTTGTACTACAACAGCGCAGAAGCAGTGCCTGTTAcagtaagggttttttttttcccattcttataaagcctgctgcagaaaatgcCAGTTAGCTCTCCTGTGATAGAATGCTGGACTGGGAATTCAGTCGCATGCGAGCCACATCCAGCATGTGCGGGGCTTGAAGTGAGCTGACTAGTAACAGAAAGTGTATGTCCTAAATGAGTTGGGCACCCCTGTCTATGAGGGATGGGTGCTtatgaaaaatgctgctgaccagaaaaataattatttccgTTTACCTTTTTATTGCGCTATAATAAAGCAGATgttggcaggaggtgggctgggagggatgATTTAATGCAAGTGCATCAGAGGGTGTCTTAAGAGATTCAGAGGGCAAGGTGATACTTGGAATAGCTGGATAACAGAGATAAAAATGTTGCTTTACCCTCTCGTGGTAGCAAAGCATAAGCttcttaaaatagttttctgtgaAGGATAAGTTCATAAGATGatgtgtgaatatttttttcttttaaaatagctatAAACATTAGCGATTGTTTCTTCCCAAAATCAAATTATTCTTAAGCATGTTGCCTGCGGTTGTAATAAAGTATGCACGAGATTGAGTTATGTATCtcattcatttccttctttttctcagtgaaaacaaCACAGCTTTAAATTCCCCGGGGATATGATGAGGTCAGAACTCATGCTTTTGGGAGATTTTGGTGTATCCAGAGCAGTGTTAACTTGCTATActtaaaaatgctgcattttctgttgaGGAGAACATAGTATTTGTTGACACACACAACAGTTTTGTATCTGAAGCTGATACAGCTCTATAAATGTAGTGGGAAATGAGTTTGGTGGTGGGAAATGAGAAGAGGAAGCATATTAGCAAGTTAAGTTGCAAAAATAGATGAACAAAGATGCGTTCTAGCAGAAACTAGCTTGCAGTGTATTTTGCTTCCAGAAAAGACAGGCCAGATACCAATATTAACAATGCAGAAACAACAATCGATCTGTCCCATCTCAAAAGCAAGAATTAAAATTCTAAGGAGTCTGGGGGACAGGTGTTAACACTGATACGACTGTTCTGCTTTGGCAGCAGTTTTGTAACACCATGTCATAAGAATACAGTCTGCTTAGGAGGTTACTCCCGTTTTCAGTAGGAGGCTGGGACTGGATGACTAGAGGTCCTTTCTGACAAACGTTTATTGTTCTCTCGTCCTTTACCCCTGCCCTCCAAAGCCATATGAAAGCTGATAAGCATTGCAGTTCTGTGCTAAATGTGAAGCTTCCTTGGAAACTggctcctgccccatccctggttTTGGTGTGCTTTGATGGTGTGAATTACCACAGTGGTGATCCGGATTCTCATGTCTGGTGTCTTAAAGAAGCTCAATGTAACAATGTTATGGTGTGAATTAGGATTCGCTTTGATTGGGTAGTATCTGTTTCTTGTGAacctttttgttatttaatttgTCTCTTCTGCTTCTACTCAACGAGACACAAAAATTccaaatgcaattaaaaaaaacagacaacCAAACCCACAATTTATTCAACCCaccataatttaatttttcctctgacTGGTGTTCCCAGGATATCGTAGGCCTAGGATGATGGATCCTTATAGGAAGCCAGCCAACTTGTTAAGATAATGGCTTCACTTTTCAGGTTTGGAAATACAGGCTTACTCATCTGCATGGTGCTGCACGTGAGCCTAGCGTTAATGCTGACTAGTTCAGGGTCAGCCTTTTTCAAATTTGCCTGTGTTATGTGGAACACCTGCCTCTGTATcataggcattttttttctgctctgaggGCTTGGATCACCTAATTCTTTAACTTCAAAGGGGAGAAACGTCAGGGATGTACATGTAAAATACTATACCCTCACTTAGCTAGAGAGTTCATTCAGTTTCATATATCTGTCCTGACCCATGGCAGAAGTGTGAGGATTTGACAGTATGCACTTGATACTGTGTAtggtaaaatataaaatgttttttaatgtattgaTGGGAAGTGCTGTATAAAAAGTGAtgtcaaatttctttttgataGGTGAGAAGCCCTTCACTTGTGAAATTTGTGGCAAATCATTTACAGCTAAAAGTTCTCTTCAGACTCACATTAGAATTCACAGGTAGAGCATGTCTAATTTTCATTaccttgtttaaaaatgtaacttCTAGTCTGATAACTGTATGTAGTGCTTGTTCAGTTATAGAATGGTCAGGGCTTGTTTGCATTTTGGATGGATGGTTAAAGACtaacatttttgctttaatctatttaaagaaataattggtAGTGATAAGTACTGCACTGTTAAATACTAGTGTGTCAAGACATTGTAAGATTCTTCTTTGGtaaattttttctgtgtaatgaCAATGTACTTCCTGCTATATTATTTATGTGAAAATTTTACTGTCAATTTTTGTTTGACAGCAGAACAGTAGCCACAGTGTAACAAGGTTATTGGAGCGTTGTCCTGTTTCCCTGTAGTCTCTCATGTCTCTTTAACAGCGTTAGTTATCTTTTACCCTTGTCAGTGTGATGTATTGCATAAAGGCGtgtcagatttttaaatcattgGAGAACTGTTGTGGGCCTTATgtaaaagaaaacctttccagTAAAATTTCTCATCCCTTTGAGTTGGGCAGCAAGTTAGGATTTGgactcttctttttgttttgaagccCACACTGTTaataaatgttcttaaaatgGTCAGTGCTTACAGTTCTGCAAAGCAAGTTGTTGCATTCTTGTCAAGATCTAGCAGCATGGAGTTTGTACCTCTGGAATTATGACGGGAGGGCAGTTATGTTATCTCTGGAGGTCTTGAGTATATGCTAATGAAAGTGTTGTGTGGTTTGTGAAGTAAAATAGAGATAATTAGGAAGTCAAATAGAGAACGTTTTTAATGTCACTATTCTTAAGTGCTTATGatttagcaaaacaaaataatttaagtttttTATTCTATAATAagttgcagaaagcagcactgtcAAAGTGACTATTTTAGTGAGATCAAATACATTCttttgcagaggagaaaagccGTATTCTTGTGGTATATGTGGAAAATCCTTCTCCGATTCCAGTGCTAAGAGAAGACACTGTATCTTACACACAGGCAAAAAGCCTTTCTCCTGCCCAGAATGTAGTTTGCAGTTTGCTCGTCTGGACAACCTGAAGTCTCATTTGAAAATTCATagcaaggaaaagcagtttCAGGAAGCCAGTGCCGCCCCAAGCACCAACACTAATTCAGAAGTGAGAAACattcttcagctgcagcagtATCAACTTTCCACCTCTGGAGGGCAGGAAATTCAACTCCTGGTTACAGATGCAGTACATAATATAAACTTCATGCCTAGTCATAGTCAAGGCATTAGTATTGTTACTGCAGAAAATGCCCCAAATATGACAACAGAGCAGGCTGCTAACCTCACGCTGCTGGCTCAGCCACCACAGCAGTTGCAAAACTTGCTGCTTTCAGCTCAGCAGGAGCAAGCGGAACAAATCCAAAGTATCAATATGATTGCAAACCAAATAGAGACTGCCCAACCTGAACAAATGCATGTCATCGCTCTTTCCAAGGAAGCACTAGAACATCTCCATGCTCATCAAGGACAAAATGAAGAAGTCCACTTAGCAGGATCTTCACATCCAGCTCAGCACGTGCAGCTGACTCAGGAATCAAGTCAACAGTCTCACTCTAGCCAAGATACGGTTCCTTCCCATCAAATCAGTGAAGAACAGAATCAAACTGTACATGTTTCTGAATCCCATCAGCAGTCTCTGTCTGTAAATGAGTCATCTCATGAGCATCCTATGCAAGGACAGGCTTTCTGAAATGCTTATTTGTCATCAGAGTGCTAGGCTATAGCATGCTTCTCATCCAAGCAGTGATTACATGTATcacactttcttttctgcagcatAATCTATCTGAAGATGCATTTCTTGGTGATTTTGATGGGTgactttcagttttcttaagCTTAGttattttagactttttttatttttccagattgGTATTTCTCTACTACTTAGTCCATACCTCACAAGCGATTAATATGGGTTTTTTGTGCCTCATACACATCCATGCCTACTGAAGAGATACTTGGCCccttatttgcatttctgtgtgaCTCTCCAGAGTAGTGTCCCTTGCTGGTAGAAGAATGGTGTTTAAGATGTCTGCTGATCACAAAGTATGACTTCTCTGATGAAGTCAACATTACCTGAACTACTGTCAAGCTTAAGATAACCAGTACTTTTTGCAAAGCTAACACCTTATGTCTTATGTTTAATGAGCTTTCTCTCTGCAGGTTAATATATGATTTTCTATGTGATCATTCCCTGAAGtgcattttgatttatttgactaccaaatttgtttggtttgggttgaaaTTGTTGCAGCCTTTGACTGGCCCTGGATTGCTCTTTCTGTTTACTGTATGCTGTGCAAGTTTTGCTCCTCAGAAGTGCTTAAGCCATTGCACTTGAATAGTGGCAGAGAGATGTGGTGGTTACACTGGACAACTGAAAAGCCCAAATTCTGCTCTGTTGGTTCTACCACTCGCTCCCTGTATGACTGTGGGCAAGGTAGTTGACCTCTGTGCCTTATTTCATCATCTAGTAAGTGGGGATGGCGTTCACACGCTCTGGCATGCACTTTGAAGAGCTCTTGATGTTGAAGGCACTGTCTATTGAAGTGCAAATTTCTCTTCCT containing:
- the ZBTB24 gene encoding zinc finger and BTB domain-containing protein 24 isoform X2, with protein sequence MAETTSDASEKLVVIHSKAHKDTILANFEEQRKKDFLCDITLIVENVQFRAHKALLAASSEYFSMMFVDEGEIGQSIYMLEGMVADTFGALLEFIYTGCLRASEKSTEQILATAQLLKVTDLVWACTDYQASRSPSNTLPAPANSGASAAVTASDKKNEDPPKRKRGRPRKVKNVQEEKLGANSAEDVQLRENNSMQNKQNFIKKDTAAEETVASEHAPARKDAEENEPACGSEAAVDLSAEKDENYDPKSEGVQSTQSRYSKRRIRRSIKLKDYKLLGDEDEKGLAKRTDGKRKRAGPEARCKDCGKVFKYNHFLAIHQRSHTGERPFKCSECGKGFSQKHSLQVHERMHTGERPYTCTVCSKALTTKHSLLEHMSLHTGQKAFTCDQCGKYFSQKRQLKSHYRVHTGKCFNKDH
- the ZBTB24 gene encoding zinc finger and BTB domain-containing protein 24 isoform X1, which translates into the protein MAETTSDASEKLVVIHSKAHKDTILANFEEQRKKDFLCDITLIVENVQFRAHKALLAASSEYFSMMFVDEGEIGQSIYMLEGMVADTFGALLEFIYTGCLRASEKSTEQILATAQLLKVTDLVWACTDYQASRSPSNTLPAPANSGASAAVTASDKKNEDPPKRKRGRPRKVKNVQEEKLGANSAEDVQLRENNSMQNKQNFIKKDTAAEETVASEHAPARKDAEENEPACGSEAAVDLSAEKDENYDPKSEGVQSTQSRYSKRRIRRSIKLKDYKLLGDEDEKGLAKRTDGKRKRAGPEARCKDCGKVFKYNHFLAIHQRSHTGERPFKCSECGKGFSQKHSLQVHERMHTGERPYTCTVCSKALTTKHSLLEHMSLHTGQKAFTCDQCGKYFSQKRQLKSHYRVHTGHSLPECNQCRRKFMDAAQLKKHLRTHTGEKPFTCEICGKSFTAKSSLQTHIRIHRGEKPYSCGICGKSFSDSSAKRRHCILHTGKKPFSCPECSLQFARLDNLKSHLKIHSKEKQFQEASAAPSTNTNSEVRNILQLQQYQLSTSGGQEIQLLVTDAVHNINFMPSHSQGISIVTAENAPNMTTEQAANLTLLAQPPQQLQNLLLSAQQEQAEQIQSINMIANQIETAQPEQMHVIALSKEALEHLHAHQGQNEEVHLAGSSHPAQHVQLTQESSQQSHSSQDTVPSHQISEEQNQTVHVSESHQQSLSVNESSHEHPMQGQAF